A single genomic interval of Corylus avellana chromosome ca10, CavTom2PMs-1.0 harbors:
- the LOC132162747 gene encoding uncharacterized protein LOC132162747, protein MGNSLRCCLACVLPCGALDLIRIVHLNGYVDEITGPVKAGEILKANPNHVLSKPCSQGVVRKILILSPDSELKRGSIYFLIPASSLPEKKKAGAKKSSKKTSKKSDDRRNYLAADIISDKKSSRRDRRTGLVGVWRPHLESISED, encoded by the coding sequence ATGGGTAACAGTCTAAGGTGTTGTTTGGCTTGTGTTCTTCCCTGTGGAGCGCTAGACTTGATCCGAATCGTCCATTTGAACGGCTACGTAGATGAGATTACCGGTCCAGTCAAGGCCGGTGAGATCCTCAAAGCCAACCCAAATCACGTCCTTAGCAAACCATGCTCCCAAGGCGTTGTACGTAAAATTTTGATACTCTCGCCGGATTCCGAGCTCAAGAGAGGAAGCATATACTTCCTGATCCCGGCGTCCTCGCTACCGGAGAAGAAAAAGGCCGGCGCTAAGAAGTCCTCCAAGAAGACCTCCAAAAAGTCCGATGATCGTCGTAATTATCTAGCAGCAGATATCATCTCCGACAAGAAATCCTCACGTAGGGATCGTAGGACTGGCCTGGTTGGAGTATGGCGGCCTCATCTTGAGAGCATCTCCGAAGACTAA
- the LOC132163174 gene encoding cation/H(+) antiporter 15-like, with product MHRSAENNGSRWVCQSQRHMRNRGVFYGDNPFDFASLILYTQLSLSALLTAFFQLILTPLGESAFISQMLAGIILGPSFLGKDNSFRSTVFPMKSFYVSETFAFFGCMLFMFLVGVKMDLSMVRKSGRRALVIGICAFLVPLMLNIAFAIILKHKITMDPDLHKSLIFIAAFQSSSSFHVIVCLLADLKLLNSELGRLAVSSSMISGTCSWICSIITFTIRQSSLTTKQASLPWMALMSLVIMLIIIIYILRPIFSWMIEKTGKEKELSESHFFCIFVMVLGCALLGEVIGQHFMFGPIVLGLAVPDGPPLGSALVDKLGSYVSSILLPGYFVFSCARINLSLTNVKTVGIVEMLALCSLLGKLMGTMLPSLYYELPVLDSLSLGLIMSAQGITDILILQHGMLLHLIDQESYSIMVISAVLITGIITPMVKLLYNPSKRYMSMKRRRTIQHTMPNAELRLLACIHHQDITPSIINLLEVSHPTLKSPIALYVVHLIQLLGRSSPLLITHRQGHRISSHSNQSDHIINAFHLFEEINCGTVLVNAFTAIAPYATMHDEICSLALEKRASLVIIPFHQQWKPQGTEELSEKPIRTVNLKILNSAPCSVGILVDRGTLSGNIKTMKSRPFYRIVVIFLGGADDREALSYAMRMAEHPDVGITVIQFLLESKKRGKNLVSRELDFEMIDKFKRANMHKMRHIYREEVVYESLEVINVIRSLQNLYDLVLVGRRHASNSPLLMGLTMWNEFPELGSLGEMLASSDSNWEVSLLVVQQQSCGGEEVLGFKCFTEDSFAVDMSRATAKLSVVKFLHGKE from the exons ATGCATAGATCTGCAGAAAATAATGGCAGCCGCTGGGTCTGCCAGTCACAAAGGCATATGAGAAATAGAGGTGTCTTTTATGGTGATAATCCGTTCGATTTCGCATCTCTTATCCTTTATACACAGCTCTCCTTATCCGCCTTGCTCACAGCCTTCTTTCAGTTGATTCTGACCCCACTTGGTGAAAGTGCTTTTATTTCACAAATGTTG GCAGGTATTATACTGGGACCTTCGTTTCTGGGAAAAGACAATTCATTCAGAAGTACGGTATTTCCCATGAAAAGTTTCTACGTAAGTGAAACATTCGCCTTCTTTGGATGCATGCTCTTTATGTTCCTCGTTGGAGTTAAAATGGATTTGAGCATGGTAAGGAAATCAGGAAGAAGAGCACTGGTGATTGGCATCTGCGCTTTCCTTGTGCCCCTAATGCTAAACATAGCCTTCGCTATCATTTTAAAGCACAAGATCACCATGGATCCCGATCTACACAAATCCTTAATCTTCATTGCAGCATTTCAATCCTCAAGTTCCTTCCATGTCATTGTATGCCTTCTAGCTGATTTGAAGCTTCTCAATTCAGAGCTTGGCCGATTAGCTGTGTCTTCTTCCATGATAAGTGGGACATGCTCTTGGATTTGCTCAATCATCACGTTCACAATAAGGCAAAGCTCACTGACGACAAAGCAAGCTAGCTTACCATGGATGGCATTAATGTCTTTAGTGATCATGCTGATCATCATAATATACATCCTGAGGCCCATTTTTTCATGGATGATTGAGAAAACAGGTAAAGAGAAAGAACTCAGTGAGTCTCACTTCTTCTGCATCTTTGTCATGGTATTGGGGTGCGCGCTATTGGGTGAAGTTATTGGGCAGCATTTCATGTTTGGGCCTATAGTTTTAGGCTTGGCAGTGCCGGATGGACCGCCGCTAGGATCAGCATTGGTGGATAAGCTTGGTTCCTATGTTTCGTCCATTCTCTTGCCAGGCTATTTTGTGTTCAGCTGCGCAAGGATAAATCTGTCTTTGACAAACGTGAAGACTGTTGGAATAGTGGAGATGTTGGCTCTGTGTAGCTTACTGGGAAAACTTATGGGAACAATGTTGCCCTCGCTCTATTACGAATTGCCAGTCCTCGACTCCCTCTCCTTGGGCCTAATCATGAGCGCCCAAGGCATCACTGATATTCTAATATTACAACATGGGATGCTCCTCCAT CTTATTGACCAAGAATCATATAGTATCATGGTCATATCCGCCGTTTTGATAACGGGAATCATCACTCCCATGGTGAAATTACTGTACAATCCATCAAAGAGATACATGTCGATGAAAAGGAGGAGGACCATCCAACACACCATGCCTAATGCCGAGCTCCGTTTGCTGGCCTGCATCCACCATCAAGACATCACTCCTTCAATCATCAATCTTCTCGAAGTCTCTCATCCGACACTCAAAAGTCCCATCGCCTTGTACGTCGTCCACCTCATCCAGCTACTGGGCAGATCATCCCCACTTCTCATAACGCATAGACAGGGCCACAGGATTTCTTCTCACTCCAACCAGTCCGACCACATCATAAATGCCTTCCACCTGTTCGAGGAAATCAACTGCGGCACGGTTTTGGTGAATGCGTTCACAGCCATTGCGCCGTACGCAACAATGCACGACGAGATCTGCAGCCTGGCTTTGGAGAAGAGAGCGTCTTTGGTGATCATCCCTTTCCACCAGCAATGGAAACCGCAGGGCACGGAGGAATTATCTGAGAAGCCCATAAGAACAGTCAACCTCAAAATACTCAACAGCGCTCCTTGCTCTGTCGGAATCTTGGTTGACAGAGGAACATTAAGCGGGAATATTAAGACAATGAAAAGCAGGCCTTTCTATAGAATCGTGGTGATCTTCTTGGGAGGGGCAGATGATCGGGAAGCATTATCATACGCCATGCGCATGGCTGAACACCCGGATGTAGGCATTACAGTTATTCAGTTTCTTCTCGAGTCTAAAAAAAGGGGCAAGAATTTGGTAAGTAGGGAGCTAGATTTTGAAATGATCGACAAGTTTAAGAGGGCTAACATGCACAAAATGCGTCATATATACAGAGAAGAGGTGGTGTATGAAAGCTTAGAAGTGATCAATGTGATTCGGTCGCTGCAAAATCTATATGATCTGGTTTTGGTGGGAAGACGGCATGCAAGCAACTCGCCATTGCTCATGGGGCTAACAATGTGGAATGAGTTTCCTGAGCTGGGGTCCTTGGGGGAAATGCTAGCTTCGTCAGACTCCAATTGGGAGGTTTCGTTGTTGGTGGTGCAACAGCAGAGTTGTGGAGGCGAAGAAGTGCTTGGCTTCAAGTGCTTCACGGAAGACTCATTTGCAGTCGATATGTCCCGAGCTACGGCCAAATTAAGTGTGGTCAAGTTCCTCCACGGCAAAGAGTAA
- the LOC132163175 gene encoding cation/H(+) antiporter 4-like, with protein MVTINDCTELPGPIHSNGLWNTIQAGAMPYALPLLELQMVFIFAIVQAAHHLLKRFGIPRFTTQLLVGLVLGPSLLGRFGIFKNVLFSIKSQETLGLLSVWSYILFMFLSGVKMDLGMINRTGRKALYTGVACILLPLVVGLSTQLRLSRYYKLDEDEATILPYVTAIHCLTPFPVLVWLLEDLQILNSELGRLSLSTALVSDTLSVFLLLVSGLTGIERKKGRVVAAIDSVSIIIHVIVIVFAIRPTMFWVIRQTPEGRPIKDTYIHAIILVVLGSAYLSHLYGQTLVVGPFFLGLAIPDGPPLGSAIVNKFNSFVRDVFLPILVTTCGMRIDLSLIKFDYSYTRVNGILIVLTFVVKIVASLVPPLLSKMPFNDALTLALLLSCKGVVQIFFYAFLKDNETMANQTYALACVSVLLTAIFVPLLVKYLYHPSRKYAGYQKRDIMHCKRNAELRILACIHRQDEIIAITKLLEVSCPSSERPLAIYVLHLIELIGRASPIFISHQMQKKTMSNSSSYSENIILALNQFKQGNDKGVVSVNVFTAISPPKFMHEDICILGLDKLTSLIILPFHRKWSIGGSIESEDNTIRTLNCSVLELAPCSVGILIDRGHLGRSIVSSESSYSIAMIFLGGNDDREALTFAKRMANDSNITLTVVQFVAVDGDVDSRWDKLLDNEILKDVKLNNVGDEYVIFLEEMVKDGPQTALIVRSMVDEYDLIIVGRRHNLESSQTSGLAEWSEFSELGIIGDLLASSDLDSRTSVLVVQQQQNDGQVGN; from the exons ATGGTCACCATAAACGACTGCACTGAGTTACCGGGGCCGATCCATTCAAATGGCCTGTGGAACACCATTCAGGCTGGGGCAATGCCGTACGCGTTGCCATTGCTTGAGCTGCAGATGGTTTTCATTTTCGCCATCGTCCAAGCCGCCCATCACCTTCTTAAGCGTTTTGGAATCCCCAGGTTCACCACACAACTTCTT GTTGGCTTGGTGCTGGGTCCCTCTCTTCTAGGACGCTTTGGAATATTCAAAAATGTTCTGTTTTCCATCAAAAGTCAAGAAACACTTGGTTTGCTATCTGTCTGGAGTTACATACTGTTTATGTTTCTGAGTGGGGTGAAAATGGATTTAGGGATGATAAATAGAACCGGAAGAAAAGCCTTGTATACCGGTGTTGCATGCATATTGTTGCCTTTAGTAGTTGGCTTGTCAACCCAACTAAGACTTAGTAGATATTATAAGCTAGATGAAGATGAAGCAACTATACTTCCGTATGTAACAGCAATACATTGTCTAACTCCATTTCCGGTCCTTGTTTGGCTTCTTGAGGACCTCCAAATCCTGAATTCTGAGCTGGGTCGATTAAGCCTATCTACGGCATTGGTAAGCGATACCTTAAGCGTGTTCCTTCTCTTGGTTTCTGGCTTGACTGgtattgaaaggaaaaaaggtaGGGTGGTCGCCGCGATAGATTCAGTATCAATCATTATCCATGTTATTGTCATTgtatttgcaattcgaccaacaATGTTTTGGGTGATCAGGCAGACACCGGAAGGCAGACCTATCAAAGACACATACATTCATGCCATCATCCTAGTGGTCCTTGGCTCCGCATATCTTTCGCATTTATATGGTCAAACTTTAGTTGTTGGACCTTTCTTTTTAGGTTTGGCAATACCAGATGGACCGCCTTTAGGATCAGCCATTGTCAACAAGTTCAACTCCTTTGTTCGGGATGTGTTTCTGCCAATCTTAGTGACTACTTGTGGGATGAGGATAGATCTGAGTTTAATCAAATTCGATTATAGTTACACCAGAGTCAATGGAATCCTCATTGTTTTGACTTTTGTGGTCAAAATTGTGGCTTCTTTGGTTCCTCCCTTGCTCTCCAAAATGCCCTTCAATGATGCTCTGACACTCGCTCTATTATTGAGTTGCAAAGGCGTAGTCCAAATCTTTTTCTATGCATTTCTCAAAGATAACGAG ACTATGGCAAACCAGACTTATGCTTTGGCATGTGTTAGCGTCCTTTTGACTGCAATTTTCGTGCCACTCCTAGTGAAGTACCTGTACCATCCTTCAAGAAAATATGCAGGTTACCAGAAAAGGGATATTATGCATTGCAAACGCAATGCAGAGCTTAGAATCCTAGCGTGCATTCACAGGCAAGATGAGATTATTGCTATAACGAAACTATTGGAAGTCTCATGCCCATCTAGTGAAAGGCCCCTTGCAATTTATGTGCTTCACCTTATCGAGTTAATTGGCCGAGCTTCTCCTATTTTTATTTCCCACCAAATGCAGAAAAAGACTATGTCCAATAGTAGTTCCTATTCGGAGAATATCATTCTCGCCTTGAATCAATTTAAACAAGGCAATGATAAAGGTGTGGTATCAGTAAACGTCTTCACAGCAATCTCTCCGCCCAAGTTCATGCATGAAGACATATGCATCCTTGGATTGGACAAACTCACATCTCTCATAATACTCCCATTCCACCGAAAATGGTCTATTGGCGGTTCTATTGAATCGGAGGACAATACCATAAGGACCTTAAATTGCAGTGTGCTTGAACTAGCCCCCTGCTCTGTTGGGATCCTCATTGACCGTGGTCATTTAGGCCGCTCAATTGTTTCATCAGAATCATCGTATTCTATTGCTATGATCTTTTTAGGAGGTAACGATGATCGAGAGGCATTGACTTTTGCCAAACGCATGGCCAATGACTCGAATATCACCCTAACTGTGGTTCAATTTGTTGCCGTTGATGGTGACGTTGATTCCCGCTGGGACAAATTGCTTGACAATGAGATACTAAAGGATGTTAAACTTAACAATGTGGGTGATGAATATGTGATATTCCTAGAGGAGATGGTGAAAGATGGGCCTCAGACAGCATTGATAGTTCGGTCTATGGTGGACGAGTATGACCTTATTATTGTTGGTAGACGGCATAACCTAGAGTCTTCACAGACATCCGGGCTTGCAGAATGGAGTGAATTTTCAGAGCTAGGGATTATTGGAGACTTGCTCGCCTCATCAGATCTTGACAGCAGAACATCTGTTTTGGTggtgcaacaacaacaaaatgacGGTCAAGTAGGGAACTAA